A region of Panicum virgatum strain AP13 chromosome 8N, P.virgatum_v5, whole genome shotgun sequence DNA encodes the following proteins:
- the LOC120684319 gene encoding uncharacterized protein LOC120684319 yields the protein MASGGRPPSPPPKKKRSSSRLAAGDDMKQSEDSGGDDAAAKVVAALATLLKPISTMNRSATSAKVTTASSGKWRSTTSASGTSIPEAIPIHDDGDRADQGGCFAW from the exons ATGGCTTCTGGTGGACGgccaccatctcctcctcccaagaagaagaggagttcCAGTCGTCTTGCTGCTGGGGATGATATGAAGCAGTCGGAGGA TTCCGGGGGTGATGATGCTGCTGCCAAGGTGGTTGCCGCCCTCGCGACTCTTCTGAAGCCTATTTCGACCATGAACAG GTCTGCCACCTCGGCAAAGGTGACGACTGCTTCTTCTGGTAAATGGCGAAGCACAACCTCTGCATCGGGGACTTCGATCCCTGAAGCTATCCCCATTCATGATGATGGGGATCGGGCTGACCAGGGGGGGTGCTTCGCCTGGTGA